One window from the genome of Candidatus Chlorohelix allophototropha encodes:
- the dprA gene encoding DNA-processing protein DprA has protein sequence MPLVEDPNSFIPGEEKYYLAFSRVEGIGPRRLMRLLAYFGALSKAWNAGMGDLMHAGLEAKLIERIIQLRRTFNPDAEMEKLAKMGIEALVIGDGRYPARLAEIESAPPLLYLRGQLTAQDDLALAVVGTRKATHYGKSVTTQLVGEMARAGLTIVSGLARGIDTCAHQVALEAGGRTIAVLGCGVDVVYPPENGKIIQQILQEQRGAIISEYAPGTKPDAHNFPPRNRIISGMSLGVLVVETGERGGALITVTYANEQGREVMAVPGSIFSPASAGTNAIIQQGAALVSSASDIMQALGLAQQSFAQTGLPEISEITGDDDVERALIRSISNGGGEPRHIDEISLECGISIAVVSGALTMMELKGKVKNLGGMRYCLAVPTRY, from the coding sequence ATGCCACTGGTTGAAGACCCCAACTCCTTTATTCCGGGTGAAGAAAAGTATTATCTGGCTTTTAGCCGGGTAGAAGGAATCGGACCTCGCCGCCTGATGCGGCTTCTGGCTTATTTCGGTGCGCTATCCAAAGCTTGGAACGCCGGGATGGGAGACCTGATGCACGCGGGTCTTGAAGCCAAGCTTATCGAACGGATTATTCAATTGCGCCGCACTTTTAACCCTGATGCCGAAATGGAAAAGCTGGCAAAAATGGGAATAGAAGCGTTGGTTATCGGTGATGGGCGTTACCCTGCCCGTCTTGCCGAAATCGAGAGTGCGCCTCCTTTGCTTTATCTCCGGGGTCAACTTACCGCTCAGGATGACTTGGCGTTAGCGGTGGTTGGCACGCGCAAAGCCACTCATTACGGTAAAAGCGTCACCACCCAACTGGTGGGCGAGATGGCGCGGGCGGGCTTAACTATTGTAAGCGGGTTGGCGCGGGGTATTGATACTTGCGCTCATCAGGTTGCGTTGGAAGCGGGCGGGCGCACTATTGCGGTTTTGGGTTGCGGGGTAGATGTGGTTTACCCACCTGAGAATGGCAAAATAATCCAGCAAATTTTGCAAGAGCAGCGTGGCGCAATTATTTCAGAATATGCGCCGGGAACCAAGCCCGATGCCCATAATTTCCCACCCCGCAACCGCATTATCAGCGGTATGTCGCTTGGCGTGCTGGTGGTAGAAACAGGCGAGCGCGGTGGCGCTTTGATAACCGTTACTTATGCCAATGAACAAGGACGCGAGGTTATGGCGGTTCCCGGTTCAATTTTTAGCCCTGCCAGCGCGGGTACAAACGCTATAATCCAGCAAGGCGCTGCACTGGTTAGTTCGGCATCTGATATAATGCAGGCGCTTGGATTGGCGCAACAATCTTTTGCCCAAACCGGGTTGCCCGAAATTTCTGAAATTACAGGCGATGATGATGTAGAGCGTGCCCTGATTCGCTCTATTAGCAATGGGGGCGGAGAACCGCGCCATATTGATGAAATAAGTCTGGAATGTGGTATTTCCATAGCGGTAGTTTCAGGTGCGCTTACCATGATGGAATTGAAAGGCAAAGTAAAGAATCTTGGCGGCATGCGCTACTGTCTTGCTGTGCCTACCCGTTATTGA
- a CDS encoding endonuclease MutS2, which yields MNERTLRVLEFHKVLERLARYTSFSAGRALLETLRPSTDSAEVQVRLDTTAEARILLEKRPETTIGGARDIRDNVRIAAIGRALDPSAFLEIRATLESSRILRHSIMKSNQDGSLYYLSQIAARLADLPLLEGEIEQTISSDGTVLDSASPALRRIREQIRITHGRLLDKLNSIISSSSYQTLLQESIITLRNGRYVVPVKAEFKGQLRGIIHDQSASGQTVYMEPLATLDLNNQWKQLQLDEKDEIERVLRELAAKVGRHVSELLQMVEALAELDLTFAKARYAADLRATQPKLATIPLPGVVLPEGTHLLNFIRARHPLISGKVVPIDFYLGGDFRVLVITGPNTGGKTVSLKTAALLTLMAMAGLHLPVEEGSQTVVFQKIFADIGDEQSIEQSLSTFSSHINNIIGILGEIDRNTLVILDELGAGTDPTEGAALARSLIEHILQREAHAAITTHYSELKSYAYLTPGVQNASVRFDVETLSPTYILDIGLPGRSNALAIASRLGLPASIIEQARTYVSSDDVQVDALISKIQSERDEAGQARYEAMKLKAEIERQRDELNRQLRHIEDEKRKAAAAAREEARLEFEQDLIAMREESRAVRQRLVDIDQAVRAAGEKTEIAAELEKQRKALAEAEKLALELQRRAQRRAREKAQAKTRAESEPEPFIGELKPGDRVQIISLQQEGVLLAGPDTEGIYEVQFGSFKVKISSLDLKRLPGKPRSSDKPLTLRERADLDGAAEKSGIRVNARSRAELSETVSLELDMRGWRAEEVAAALDRYLNDAYLSNMPFVRLVHGKGTGALRQVVRTYLKSHPLVKSFRSGENGEGGDGVTVATLAT from the coding sequence ATGAACGAACGAACTTTGCGGGTGCTGGAGTTTCACAAGGTACTGGAGCGCTTGGCGCGCTATACCAGTTTTAGCGCCGGACGTGCCTTGCTTGAAACTTTGCGCCCTTCCACCGACTCTGCCGAAGTGCAGGTTCGCCTCGACACTACCGCGGAAGCGCGTATCTTGCTGGAAAAACGCCCTGAAACTACTATCGGTGGGGCGCGTGATATTCGCGATAACGTAAGGATTGCAGCAATCGGGCGCGCGCTTGACCCTTCCGCCTTTCTGGAAATTCGCGCTACCCTCGAAAGCAGCCGTATCCTGCGCCATTCCATTATGAAATCTAATCAGGATGGCTCACTTTATTATCTGTCGCAGATAGCGGCGCGACTGGCTGATTTGCCGCTACTTGAAGGCGAAATTGAGCAAACAATCAGCTCAGATGGTACGGTACTGGACTCTGCCAGCCCTGCGCTAAGGCGTATTCGCGAACAGATACGCATTACACACGGGCGGTTGTTAGACAAGCTTAATTCCATTATTTCCTCAAGCTCATACCAAACGCTTTTGCAGGAGTCGATTATTACCCTCCGCAATGGGCGCTATGTAGTCCCGGTCAAAGCTGAATTTAAGGGGCAATTGCGTGGCATCATCCACGACCAGTCTGCCAGCGGGCAAACGGTGTATATGGAACCGTTGGCTACACTTGACCTGAACAATCAGTGGAAGCAACTGCAACTGGACGAAAAAGATGAAATCGAGCGGGTCTTGCGCGAGTTAGCCGCAAAAGTGGGAAGGCACGTTTCGGAACTGCTGCAAATGGTTGAGGCGCTGGCTGAACTCGACCTAACTTTTGCCAAGGCGCGTTATGCCGCCGATTTGCGCGCTACCCAACCGAAACTGGCTACTATCCCCCTTCCCGGTGTGGTTTTACCGGAAGGTACCCACCTTTTGAATTTTATTCGGGCGCGTCATCCTCTTATCAGTGGAAAAGTAGTGCCGATTGATTTCTACTTGGGTGGGGATTTTAGGGTGCTGGTGATAACCGGACCTAATACCGGCGGTAAAACTGTCAGCTTGAAAACTGCCGCTTTGTTGACTCTTATGGCGATGGCGGGTTTGCACTTGCCGGTAGAAGAGGGTTCCCAGACGGTGGTATTCCAAAAAATCTTTGCCGATATCGGCGATGAGCAAAGTATTGAGCAAAGCCTCAGCACCTTTTCCAGCCATATCAACAATATCATCGGCATACTGGGCGAAATTGACCGCAATACGCTGGTGATACTGGATGAACTGGGCGCGGGCACTGACCCCACCGAAGGCGCAGCCCTAGCGCGAAGCCTGATTGAACATATTTTGCAACGAGAAGCCCATGCCGCTATCACTACGCACTATAGCGAATTGAAGAGCTACGCTTACCTGACTCCGGGTGTGCAGAATGCCAGCGTGCGTTTCGATGTGGAAACCCTTTCGCCTACCTATATTCTGGATATCGGCTTGCCCGGTCGCAGCAATGCGCTGGCGATTGCCTCGCGCTTGGGTTTACCCGCTAGTATTATCGAGCAAGCGCGTACCTACGTATCCAGTGACGATGTGCAGGTAGATGCCCTAATTTCAAAAATCCAGTCCGAGCGCGATGAAGCCGGGCAAGCTCGCTATGAAGCTATGAAGCTGAAAGCTGAAATCGAAAGACAGCGAGACGAGTTGAATCGGCAACTACGGCATATAGAGGATGAGAAACGCAAAGCAGCGGCAGCCGCTAGAGAGGAAGCTCGTCTCGAATTCGAGCAAGACCTGATTGCGATGCGTGAGGAGAGTCGGGCAGTACGGCAACGGCTTGTTGATATTGATCAGGCAGTGCGCGCGGCTGGTGAGAAAACCGAAATAGCGGCTGAGTTGGAGAAGCAACGTAAAGCGTTGGCAGAAGCGGAAAAACTCGCGCTCGAATTGCAACGCAGAGCGCAACGCCGCGCCCGCGAAAAGGCTCAGGCTAAAACCCGCGCTGAGTCCGAACCCGAACCCTTTATTGGAGAACTGAAACCGGGAGATCGGGTGCAAATTATCAGTTTGCAACAGGAAGGCGTGCTATTGGCTGGTCCAGATACTGAGGGTATCTACGAGGTACAGTTCGGTAGCTTCAAGGTTAAAATTTCATCGCTGGACTTAAAACGCCTTCCCGGCAAGCCCCGTTCATCTGATAAGCCGTTGACTCTTCGGGAGCGTGCCGATCTTGACGGAGCGGCTGAAAAAAGCGGTATCCGGGTTAATGCCCGAAGCCGCGCCGAACTGTCCGAAACTGTTTCGCTGGAACTGGATATGCGCGGTTGGCGGGCGGAAGAGGTAGCAGCGGCGTTGGATCGCTATTTGAACGATGCTTACCTATCTAACATGCCTTTTGTCAGGCTGGTGCATGGCAAAGGTACGGGTGCGTTACGTCAGGTTGTACGTACCTATCTGAAATCGCACCCACTGGTAAAATCTTTTCGCAGCGGCGAAAACGGTGAGGGTGGTGACGGCGTAACTGTCGCTACTCTGGCAACTTGA
- a CDS encoding CvpA family protein gives MGLIIDFILLLVILIIAFMGFNMGLVKVGTGIVGMYLGIQIATFFYVVFADLTATAGNATSRATNQIVWFFTLWVVWSIVFTLILWSFTKTIYIPKRLANLDQLGGLALGMFAGIFGLFVLAFVVRNMVMIVWLSTGQPNNYSNSIREGFDASIIFGILRSLRYVYLNILSPWLPVAQIPVFKDNPLFG, from the coding sequence TTGGGACTGATAATTGATTTCATACTACTGTTAGTTATTTTGATTATCGCTTTTATGGGTTTCAATATGGGTCTGGTCAAAGTCGGGACCGGTATAGTAGGCATGTATCTGGGAATACAGATTGCCACTTTTTTCTATGTCGTCTTTGCCGATTTGACCGCTACTGCCGGAAACGCTACCTCACGCGCTACGAACCAGATTGTGTGGTTTTTTACGCTCTGGGTGGTGTGGAGTATTGTTTTTACCCTTATTCTCTGGAGCTTTACTAAAACGATCTATATACCCAAGCGTTTGGCTAACCTTGACCAATTGGGTGGACTGGCGCTGGGAATGTTTGCGGGAATCTTCGGTTTGTTCGTACTTGCTTTTGTGGTCAGAAACATGGTTATGATTGTCTGGCTCAGTACCGGGCAGCCGAATAATTATAGCAATTCAATCCGAGAAGGCTTTGATGCCTCAATAATTTTCGGTATTCTTAGATCACTCAGATATGTTTATTTAAACATTCTCTCGCCTTGGTTGCCGGTAGCTCAGATACCCGTATTCAAAGATAACCCTCTCTTCGGATAA
- a CDS encoding Uma2 family endonuclease, whose amino-acid sequence MFQPNKPFYPVEEYLWKEQRANIKNEYFDGQIYSMAGGSPEHSQIQANIILELGTLLRGKDCRVLTSDLKIGVEDKAELKARSGRKKSRDFITYPDASVICGQLQFYRGDRFTVANPLILFEVLSPSTRNYDTSFKLEHYQRITSLKAYIMLDSERIWVQSCQRIGDENRWILEEPLEDLEDVLRLEALGLEIPLSQLYERVEFEE is encoded by the coding sequence ATGTTTCAGCCCAACAAACCTTTCTACCCAGTAGAAGAATATCTCTGGAAAGAGCAACGAGCCAATATTAAAAACGAATATTTCGATGGGCAGATTTATTCGATGGCTGGTGGTAGCCCGGAGCATAGTCAGATTCAGGCTAATATCATTCTAGAACTGGGTACACTTTTACGAGGTAAAGATTGCCGGGTATTAACCAGCGACCTTAAAATTGGGGTGGAAGATAAGGCTGAGCTAAAAGCGCGAAGTGGGCGAAAAAAAAGCAGGGATTTTATCACCTACCCGGATGCCAGTGTGATTTGTGGTCAACTGCAATTTTATCGTGGGGATCGTTTCACGGTTGCCAACCCACTTATTCTGTTTGAGGTGCTAAGCCCTTCAACTCGCAACTATGATACCAGCTTCAAATTAGAGCATTACCAGCGAATTACCAGCCTAAAAGCCTATATCATGCTTGATTCTGAGAGGATTTGGGTGCAGAGTTGCCAGCGGATCGGGGATGAAAACCGCTGGATTCTGGAAGAGCCTTTGGAAGATTTAGAAGATGTGCTACGGTTGGAAGCTTTAGGACTGGAAATACCCCTAAGTCAGCTATATGAGCGCGTAGAATTTGAGGAATAA
- the thrC gene encoding threonine synthase, which produces MLETKVVCIQCGREYALSAAISGCETCDGLLEVKHDLEALKGVITREWAEKRRVERGFPNGSGVWRWRELVAPFPNEAIVSRNEGNTNLYEDARLAKWAGLENLWLKHEGENPTGSFKDRGMTVGISHANWIGAKYVACASSGNTSASLAGYAARAGLKALTFIPSGKVALGKLSQTMAYGAKTVQVEGSFDDALELVRRVSKEKGVYLVNSLNPFRLEGQKTIIFEALQQLDWQAPDWIVVSGGNLGNTSAFGKALWEMRELGLIGEKLPRIATIQAEGASPFYQYYRSEFTRFKAQKPETVATAIRIGNPVNLAKARRAIEWTDGVVDMVTDTEIMEAKAVLDRSGIGGEPAAGATLAGVRKLREKEIIGKGDRVVAIMTGHILKDADSIVNYHSNPANPGANPLVQMAGTLDDLMKLLEEN; this is translated from the coding sequence ATGTTGGAAACTAAAGTGGTTTGTATCCAGTGCGGGCGCGAATATGCACTTAGCGCTGCAATATCGGGTTGTGAAACTTGTGACGGTTTGCTAGAGGTAAAACACGACCTCGAAGCTTTGAAAGGGGTTATCACCCGCGAGTGGGCTGAGAAGCGGCGAGTTGAGCGCGGATTTCCCAACGGTAGCGGCGTATGGCGTTGGCGCGAATTGGTTGCGCCTTTTCCCAACGAAGCGATTGTGTCCCGCAACGAGGGGAACACAAATCTTTATGAGGATGCGCGCCTGGCAAAGTGGGCAGGGTTGGAAAACCTGTGGCTCAAACACGAAGGCGAAAACCCTACCGGTTCTTTCAAAGATCGCGGCATGACGGTGGGTATCAGCCACGCCAACTGGATCGGGGCAAAATATGTGGCTTGTGCCAGTAGCGGCAATACTTCCGCTTCACTGGCGGGCTATGCCGCACGTGCCGGACTAAAAGCCCTTACCTTCATTCCTTCCGGCAAGGTCGCGCTAGGCAAATTGAGCCAGACTATGGCATACGGGGCTAAAACCGTACAGGTCGAGGGTAGCTTCGATGATGCGCTGGAATTGGTAAGGCGCGTGAGCAAGGAAAAGGGCGTGTATCTAGTAAACTCGCTCAATCCTTTCCGGTTGGAAGGGCAGAAAACTATCATTTTCGAGGCGCTACAGCAATTGGATTGGCAAGCGCCGGATTGGATTGTGGTGTCGGGTGGAAACCTCGGCAATACCTCCGCTTTTGGCAAAGCCCTTTGGGAAATGCGCGAACTCGGTTTGATTGGCGAAAAACTGCCACGTATTGCCACTATTCAAGCTGAAGGAGCAAGCCCTTTCTACCAATATTATCGCAGCGAGTTTACCCGCTTCAAGGCACAAAAACCTGAAACGGTGGCAACCGCTATCCGCATCGGCAATCCGGTGAACCTTGCCAAAGCCCGCCGCGCCATTGAGTGGACGGACGGCGTGGTTGATATGGTAACCGACACCGAGATAATGGAGGCGAAGGCGGTACTTGATCGCAGCGGTATCGGTGGCGAACCGGCGGCAGGCGCAACTCTGGCAGGTGTCCGCAAACTGCGCGAGAAGGAAATTATCGGGAAGGGCGACCGGGTAGTGGCAATCATGACCGGGCATATCCTGAAAGATGCCGATAGTATTGTGAACTACCACAGCAATCCGGCGAATCCCGGTGCAAATCCTTTGGTGCAAATGGCAGGTACGCTGGACGATTTGATGAAGTTGCTGGAAGAGAATTAA
- the asd gene encoding aspartate-semialdehyde dehydrogenase, with protein sequence MFKPARPIKVGVLGATGAVGQRFLQCLDGHPWFEVTALGASGRNVGKKYGAVPGWRLSSDVPKYVRDIELVEGEPGKDWDCEIIFSSLPSDIAGETEERFAAAGYKVFSNARNHRTDPDVPLMIPEVNPDHSSILRYQQQQRGWDKGFIITNPNCTTIHLVLALKPLQDAFGLKKVLVTSMQSLSGAGYPGVSALDIVDNVIPFIDGEESKVESEPLKLLGQLVESNTRFVDAEIAISATCTRVAVREAHTETVSVELGRKTTLHEVAEVLQNFQSEPQRLQLPNAPINPVLLRHEHNRPQPFLDREGAGAMATTVGRLRHCSILDYKFVLVGHNTIRGAAAASILNAELLTVQGYVGN encoded by the coding sequence ATGTTTAAACCGGCGAGACCGATTAAAGTAGGCGTGCTGGGTGCAACCGGTGCGGTTGGGCAGCGTTTTTTGCAATGCTTAGATGGACACCCTTGGTTTGAGGTAACGGCGTTAGGCGCAAGCGGGCGCAACGTGGGCAAGAAATATGGCGCTGTTCCCGGTTGGCGGTTATCGTCTGATGTACCTAAGTACGTGCGCGATATTGAACTGGTAGAAGGCGAACCCGGCAAAGACTGGGACTGCGAGATAATTTTCAGTTCGTTGCCTAGCGATATTGCAGGCGAAACCGAAGAAAGATTCGCCGCCGCAGGTTACAAAGTCTTCTCCAACGCTCGCAATCATCGCACCGACCCTGATGTTCCATTGATGATTCCTGAAGTAAACCCCGATCATTCTTCGATTTTACGTTACCAACAGCAGCAGCGCGGTTGGGACAAAGGTTTTATTATTACCAACCCCAATTGTACTACCATTCACCTTGTACTGGCGCTCAAGCCTTTGCAGGACGCTTTTGGATTGAAGAAGGTGCTTGTAACCAGTATGCAATCCCTCAGTGGCGCAGGCTATCCGGGCGTTTCCGCGTTGGACATCGTGGATAACGTTATCCCTTTCATTGACGGTGAGGAAAGCAAAGTCGAAAGCGAACCGCTTAAGTTGTTAGGGCAACTGGTGGAGAGCAATACCCGCTTTGTAGATGCAGAAATTGCCATCAGCGCTACTTGTACTCGCGTGGCAGTGCGGGAAGCTCATACCGAGACTGTTTCGGTGGAGTTAGGTCGTAAAACCACCCTACATGAAGTAGCCGAAGTGTTGCAGAATTTCCAAAGTGAACCGCAGCGTTTGCAATTGCCCAATGCGCCTATCAATCCGGTACTGTTGCGCCATGAGCATAATCGTCCGCAGCCTTTCTTAGACCGCGAAGGCGCAGGCGCGATGGCAACTACTGTTGGGCGTTTGCGTCACTGCTCCATCCTTGATTATAAATTCGTACTGGTCGGTCACAACACTATTCGTGGTGCGGCTGCTGCCAGCATTCTCAATGCAGAACTTCTAACGGTGCAAGGCTATGTTGGAAACTAA
- a CDS encoding alpha/beta fold hydrolase, which produces MAENNIQSTVVLRDGVKLNYRKWSALDNNAKINTPFLLLHGLASGSRIWDKVATELLKITSAPVYALDQRGHGLSDKPDSGYTTAQIVEDVHSFAESQNLISERPVIVGHSWGATIALAYAATYPDYVSGVALVDGGMGNMRSRPGMDNWEEVAKRLAPPEFAGTPRQTFLDYFRKGGQARFIAPVWDAQLEEMVLNIVELREDDTVAPRLSRQNHMQILRSMWESDNLAHAANIHSPVLMISAEPTTTPDMLPEDEQQAGFIKMKREGAEQLKAALVSSPKVEFIIMSETIHDIPLQRPVELVKLFSQFFFTRN; this is translated from the coding sequence TTGGCAGAAAATAACATACAGAGTACCGTAGTATTACGAGACGGAGTGAAGCTTAACTATCGCAAATGGAGTGCGCTCGATAATAATGCAAAGATAAATACGCCGTTTTTATTATTACACGGGTTGGCTTCCGGTTCACGCATTTGGGACAAGGTGGCGACTGAGCTTCTGAAAATTACATCCGCCCCGGTTTATGCGCTAGACCAGCGCGGACATGGGCTAAGTGACAAACCCGATAGCGGTTATACCACCGCGCAAATCGTGGAAGACGTACACTCCTTTGCCGAGTCTCAAAACCTGATTTCTGAGCGTCCGGTTATCGTGGGGCATTCGTGGGGCGCAACTATAGCGTTGGCGTATGCAGCAACCTACCCTGACTATGTATCTGGTGTGGCGTTGGTGGACGGTGGAATGGGCAACATGCGTAGCCGCCCCGGCATGGATAACTGGGAGGAAGTGGCAAAACGCCTTGCCCCACCGGAATTTGCCGGAACACCCCGTCAGACCTTTCTAGATTATTTTCGCAAGGGAGGACAAGCGCGGTTCATTGCGCCAGTCTGGGATGCACAGCTTGAAGAGATGGTGCTGAACATTGTGGAACTGCGGGAGGATGATACGGTTGCGCCCCGTTTGAGCCGCCAGAACCACATGCAAATTCTGCGCTCGATGTGGGAATCCGATAACCTTGCCCACGCCGCTAATATTCACAGCCCGGTGTTAATGATAAGCGCCGAACCAACCACTACGCCCGATATGTTACCAGAAGATGAGCAACAGGCAGGTTTTATCAAGATGAAGCGAGAGGGGGCAGAGCAACTAAAAGCGGCGTTAGTCAGTTCACCCAAAGTAGAGTTTATAATAATGAGCGAAACCATTCACGATATCCCATTGCAACGTCCTGTTGAACTGGTAAAGCTTTTTAGCCAATTTTTCTTTACGAGGAATTAA